The segment TGCTTGAATCTGGGAGAAGTATCTTTAAAAAGAGATTTGAGTACAAAAATACAAGAAAGATGAGGATGGCAAGGTAAAGGGCTACACTAAATATTAAACCTAAACTTCTATCCAATGTTCCAAGAGCAGGAACCTTGTGTATTCCACCTGTAATCAGATTTTTAAAAATGGAGATAACGATCATAGAGACAAGGAAGAGTATTATAAATGAAATAGCTTCTCCAATGGTCACACCAAGAAGGGTAAGATAGGCATCATAGACTGTCTGATTTGGGCCAAAGGATGAGAGGAGCGGGATATTTCCCTTAAGAAAGTTTTTAAAGAACTGGGGAACAGGGAGGGTGGAGATGTAGAGTTTTAGATTATCTGGATCTGCTGAGATTATTTTTGTTTCAGGTGGAAGGTTTAAATGATTAGAGAGGTAGTTTTTAATGCTTGTAACCATGGAAAAATTTTTCTCAAGATAGACAGTAAGCTGGGGTGAGAATTTATAGGCAATGTAAATGGCAAGAAGGAATCCAACTATTGAGAGAACTGTCTTTAGTATCCCTCTTCTCCACCCAATAAAGGCTGCGTATATAAGGATAATTATTACTATTCCATCAACTATGTTCATGCTTTAATTATAGACCAGAATCTTTGGGTTTTGTTCAAATCCTGAATTTCGTTTTAAAGAGGGATCCTCTCTTAAGTTTTAGTTTTGCAGTAAGTATTCTATCTGAAGAGAATATCTTTGTAGCAACAATTATGCAGACAATGGAGAAGAGTGCCATGTAGAGAATACCAAAAATTACCATATTTATATTTCCAAATAAAAGGAATCTTGAGGCAAGGAATGGATGGGAAAATGGGATTAGAAAGAGAAGAATCTTTGCAACTAAAGAGAGGGAGGAAAAATCTGTAAAGAAGGAGAGTAGATAAGGTATGAGAAGGAGAACCATCAATGGTGTAAGGAGTGTCTGCGCAGTTTTAACATCCTCAGCATAAACAGCTAAAATTGTTGCAAGGGAAAGGGCAGAAAGAATTGCAAAGAAGAGGGAGATTCCAAGCAGAGTGTATGTCCCTGGAGTGAAGGTTAAACCAAGTTCTCTTAAGATATTTGATGAAACTGACATGCTTCCTCCAACGCCAGTCATCTGACCAATATAGTTCTTCATCCCATACATATAGAAAACTGACATGAGGAGCGCAACAAGACTTGCTCCAAGCATTTTGGATATAACAATGTATGTCCTCTTTATTGGAAGGGTAAGAAGTGTCTCAAGGGTCTTGTTCTCCTTTTCCATGGCAACTGCTGAGGCAATCATCTGGGCAGACATCATTATTACAAACATAAGTATTATGGGAATAAAAACATTCTGAGATGTAACTGCAGCTGAAATCATCTCTGGAGGTGCCTCCACCATTCTATCTTTTACAATTACAAAGTTTTTTGCCTCAACTGGTTTCTGTATAATATTTGGGTCCACATCCTTAAACCTCTCCTCTATGTATCTCTTTGATATATCCTCACTTATTGTGGAGATAAGAGCTTTTGTGGAGGTAGAACTTGATAATGCTGAAATACTAAAGCTCCTCATCACTGTATAGATGCCAATGTGTGTTTTTTTGTACCCTAAAACATTTTCCTTGAATCCCTCAGGAATAACAATTAATGTGTCTATACCTTTTTCTTTAGCCTCATCAAGTCCCTCTTGAACATCCACATCCTTTATAACCTCTGGGATTAAATTCACCCCTTTCATCAATTCAATCACCTCAGTAGAGAGAGTAGAGTTGTCATTATCTATTACAATAACCTCCTTTGGTTCCCTTACCTTTGCCGTCTCCCTTCCAACCATTTTTCCCATGACGGAGAAAAGAACAACCATTGTGACAAGGGAAATAAGCATCTGTGGAGTTAAAAGACTCTTAACCTCCTTCTTGAGAAGAACAAGAAACTTTCTCATTTCACCACCCCCATAAACACTTCCTCTATGTTTCTTGCATTGTATTTTTCCTTCAGTTCCTCTGGTTTACCCATCTCCAAAATCTCTCCTTTATCAATTAGGGCAATTCTGTCTGAGAGGAACTCCACCTCAAGCATGTTGTGAGAGGAGAGAAGAACTGTTACACCCTTTTTTGTAAAATCCC is part of the Caldisericia bacterium genome and harbors:
- a CDS encoding CvpA family protein; its protein translation is MNIVDGIVIIILIYAAFIGWRRGILKTVLSIVGFLLAIYIAYKFSPQLTVYLEKNFSMVTSIKNYLSNHLNLPPETKIISADPDNLKLYISTLPVPQFFKNFLKGNIPLLSSFGPNQTVYDAYLTLLGVTIGEAISFIILFLVSMIVISIFKNLITGGIHKVPALGTLDRSLGLIFSVALYLAILIFLVFLYSNLFLKILLPDSSIVKTINSSYFVRWSQENMGMFKHLLSLIVSKVMELIK
- a CDS encoding ABC transporter permease, yielding MRKFLVLLKKEVKSLLTPQMLISLVTMVVLFSVMGKMVGRETAKVREPKEVIVIDNDNSTLSTEVIELMKGVNLIPEVIKDVDVQEGLDEAKEKGIDTLIVIPEGFKENVLGYKKTHIGIYTVMRSFSISALSSSTSTKALISTISEDISKRYIEERFKDVDPNIIQKPVEAKNFVIVKDRMVEAPPEMISAAVTSQNVFIPIILMFVIMMSAQMIASAVAMEKENKTLETLLTLPIKRTYIVISKMLGASLVALLMSVFYMYGMKNYIGQMTGVGGSMSVSSNILRELGLTFTPGTYTLLGISLFFAILSALSLATILAVYAEDVKTAQTLLTPLMVLLLIPYLLSFFTDFSSLSLVAKILLFLIPFSHPFLASRFLLFGNINMVIFGILYMALFSIVCIIVATKIFSSDRILTAKLKLKRGSLFKTKFRI